The sequence AATAAAAAAGTTAAACGAATACGAAATAAAATTATGATGTGCATCCGGCACTAATTTTATTAGAAGAACGTTTAACGTGTAGCATTAATTTTTAGCGATAGTAAAACGATGAAACCAACACCTATTATATTTTCACTTCTGTTATTTTTAGTTCTGTCGGCAACAAAAACGCCCTATGCCCAGGAACCTCCTTTCCTAAAGTTTAAGGATGATGAATGGGTAAACCAGCAACTCGAAAAAATGAGTTTGGACGAGCGAATTGCCCAGTTGATGATGATAACAGTTTATCCCAAACAAAACGATGCCAGCAAAGCAATTTATAAGAGAAGGATACAAGAGTGGAAACCCGGCGGTATTTTGGTAATGCAAGGATCTCCCTATAAAACTGCGGATTGGATCAACCAGTTTCAGGAAGCATCAGAAACGCCTTTATTGGTTGCCATTGACGGCGAATGGGGGCCGGCGATGCGAACCGACAGCACAATTGTTTATCCTTACGCACAGTCATTAGGAGCCGTACAAGACAGTTTGTTACTCTATAAAATGGGACAAGATTTTGCCGGCCAGTTAAAACGCATGGGTATTCAAATGAACTTTGCACCCGTTGCCGATATTAACACCAATCCCTTTAATCCGGTAATCGGATTTCGTTCGTTTGGTGAAGATAAATACAATGTGTCCCATAAATCCTGGATGGTTGCCAAAGGAATGCAAGACAATAAAGTAATTCCGGTGGCCAAACATTTTCCTGGACATGGCGACACCAAAACCGACTCGCACAAAACACTTCCGCTTATTCCGCATTCAAAAAGCCGAATCGACAGTATTGAGAGCTACCCGTTTCGCTACTTATCAGCGCACGGAATTACCGGAATTATGTCGGGGCATTTAAATATTCCATCGCTTGATGATTCAGGAACAACCTCATCGCTTTCGAAAAAAGTAGTTACTGATTATTTAAAAAACGAAATTGGTTACAAAGGATTTGTGGTAACCGATGCAATAAACATGAAAGGGGTGCAAACTTCTGCCGGAAGAGCAGAACTGGAAGCATTGATAGCCGGAAACGACATGATTGAATTTGTAGCCGATGCCGGAAAAACTGTTGCAACAATAAAAGCTGCAGTGGCAAGTGGCGAAATCAGCGAAGATAAGATAAACGAAAAATGCAGAACCGTTTTGGCACTTAAACGCTGGGTGGGCTTAAATAATTATCAGCCAACCGTGCTTAAAAATATTACTGCCGACCTAAATTCCCCCGAATATCAGGTTACCAACCGAAAGCTGATAAAACAATCGATGACGGTTGTGGTAAATAACGACAGTACTCTACCGGTGCAGGAACTTGATAAACGAACAATTGCAACCGTAAATATTGGCGGCGACCAAAAATCAGCTTTTCAGAATATGTTGGCAAAATACACCGGCATGGATCATTTTTGGCTGCCAAAAGATGCCACTGAACAAACCTGGGCAAATCTCCGCCAAAAGTTAGGTAACTACAACTTTGTAATTGCCGGAATAACCGGGATAAATAAATATTCATCAAATAATTACGGCATTTCTGAAATACAAAAGCAGGCAGTTCTTGATTTGGTGAACGAACAACATGTTGTGTTTTCACTTTTTGGAAACGCTTACGCTTTAAAACACTTTGCCAATATTCATCATGCTGATGCGTTGATTGTTGCTCATCAGGATAATGACCTCACGCAGGAACTAGCCGCGCAGCTTGTTTTTGGAGCTTTTAAAGCAAACGGGAAACTTCCGGTAACATCCGACAGGAGATTTAAATCCGGTGATGGTTTAGTAGTTGAACCCAACAAAACTTTTTCGTACACTATCCCAGAGGAAGCCGGAATGAATTCAGCCATTTTGAATCAAAAAATCGACTCGCTGGCCAATCTCGGAATTTCGGAACAGGCTTACCCTGGCTGCCAGGTTTTGGTTGCCAAAGACGGACAAGTGGTTTTTCATAAGTGTTACGGTTATCAAACCTACGATAGCATTTACCCGGTTAATACAAATAATATTTACGACTGGGCATCGGTTACTAAAGTTACCGGTCCGCTCCCGGCAATTATGAAAATGGTTGACGAAGGCAAAATAAACGTAGATGATAAGTTTAGTAAATACTGGCCCGATTTTGTTGGCAGTAATAAAGAAAGTCTAAGTTTCCGCGAAATACTGGCCCACCAGGCTCGACTGGCCTCATGGATCGCTTTCTGGACCATGACCGTTCAGGAAGACGGTACTCTCGACAAAAATGTATTTAAGGAGTCCCCGTCATCAAAGTTTGATGTTCGCGTATCGGAACATTTATGCATGAACCACGATTTTCGAAAAACAATGTTCGATACCATCATGACTTCTGAGCTGTTACCCAGAAAAAAATATATCTACTCCGGTTTGAGCTTTTATCTCTATCCCGATATAATTGAAAACCTTACGGCAACTCCTTACGAATCATACGTAAAAAATACTTTTTACAAACCATTGGGCGCACAAACGATTACATTTAATGCGTATAAACACTTTCCGCTAAGCCAGATTATCCCAACTGAAGTGGACGACTTTTTCAGAATGGAAAAAATGCGCGGATATGTTCACGACGAAGGTGCTGCCATGATGGGTGGCGTATCGGGAAATGCCGGTTTATTCGGATCGACCAACGACCTGGCCAAAGTATTTCAAATGTATTTGCAAAAAGGCTATTTTGGTGGAAGGCGTTACATTTCTGAAAAAACAATAAACGAATTTACGCGTATTCAATACCCTGAAAACGAAAATAGAAGAGGCCTTGGTTTTGACAAACCGATGATCGATAACGACGAAAACGAACTGGAAGATGCCTATCCTGCTGTTTCGAGCAGTAAAAGCAGCTTTGGACACAGTGGATATACAGGTACATTTGCCTGGGCCGACCCAGAAAACGGGCTTCTTTACATCTTCATGTCGAACCGGGTTTATCCAACCCGTGACAATTCGAAGTTATACGATTTAAACATCCGGACAGCAATGCATCAGGCAATTTATAATAGTATTTCTACGGATAAATAGGCATCCTTAAAAAATGTTAAGACCCAAAAAGCAGCACCTGTTATACAACATATGAACAAAACCAATTCATCCTATATATCAATACGTTACCGCTAACATCCTATCGTCTGTCAACTATAACAAGCTCCTTTTGTAATAACATTTAACAATCGCGGTCTGTGACGCTTTTATTATTAAATTATTAATTATAATTTTAAAGCACGTTCTTTAAATAACAATCATTATTAATTAATAATACCACAGCGATATGGAAAAAAAGATAACATTTAACGAGCTGCGTAAAATTAAAGACAGCTTACCTGACGGTTCAATCAGACAACTAGCGCAAGAATTTGAGTTAAAAGAAGAAACTGTCAGGAATTATTTCGGAGGCGCTAATTACACAAATGGGAAAGCAGTGGGTATACACATGGAGCCAGGTCCAAACGGCGGAATTGTTCTCTTGGATGATACGACAATTCTCGACAGAGCACAAGAATTAATCGGAGCTACGGTTTAAGGGAGAAAAAAAGTAAAAAATATTCAAAAACTGTCCTATATTTATGGGACAGTTTTTTTTTGTACAACATTTATCTAAACCATTACCTTATGAAAAGAATTTCTACTTTCATTTCAATTATTCTTCTTATAATATTATTCAGTTCGTGCGAGGCACCCTGGCAACCTTTGTTCAACGGCGAAAGTTTGGATGGTTGGGATACCTACATCGGTACTCCGCTTAAAGGTTTTGAGCACATCCACGAACAGGCAACAACTGAAAATGTATTTAAAGTTGTCGATGTTGAAGGAGAAAAACTCATCCACATAACCGGAGAAGTTAACGGCTCGCTGGCCACTGTCGACACCTTTGCCAACTACCACCTTGAACTGGTTTTTAAGTGGGGCGACCAGGTTTACACTTCGCGAAACAGTGGATTACTATATCACAGTTTTGGAGAATTTGGCGAAGCGCTGGGCACTTGGATGACTAACATAGAATGCCAGCTGATGCACGAAAATATGGGCGATACTTACCTGATGAACAATACTTGCTGCGAAACTGAAGTACAACAAACCAATGAAGGATTTCAGTTTTCGAAA comes from uncultured Draconibacterium sp. and encodes:
- a CDS encoding glycoside hydrolase family 3 N-terminal domain-containing protein, yielding MKPTPIIFSLLLFLVLSATKTPYAQEPPFLKFKDDEWVNQQLEKMSLDERIAQLMMITVYPKQNDASKAIYKRRIQEWKPGGILVMQGSPYKTADWINQFQEASETPLLVAIDGEWGPAMRTDSTIVYPYAQSLGAVQDSLLLYKMGQDFAGQLKRMGIQMNFAPVADINTNPFNPVIGFRSFGEDKYNVSHKSWMVAKGMQDNKVIPVAKHFPGHGDTKTDSHKTLPLIPHSKSRIDSIESYPFRYLSAHGITGIMSGHLNIPSLDDSGTTSSLSKKVVTDYLKNEIGYKGFVVTDAINMKGVQTSAGRAELEALIAGNDMIEFVADAGKTVATIKAAVASGEISEDKINEKCRTVLALKRWVGLNNYQPTVLKNITADLNSPEYQVTNRKLIKQSMTVVVNNDSTLPVQELDKRTIATVNIGGDQKSAFQNMLAKYTGMDHFWLPKDATEQTWANLRQKLGNYNFVIAGITGINKYSSNNYGISEIQKQAVLDLVNEQHVVFSLFGNAYALKHFANIHHADALIVAHQDNDLTQELAAQLVFGAFKANGKLPVTSDRRFKSGDGLVVEPNKTFSYTIPEEAGMNSAILNQKIDSLANLGISEQAYPGCQVLVAKDGQVVFHKCYGYQTYDSIYPVNTNNIYDWASVTKVTGPLPAIMKMVDEGKINVDDKFSKYWPDFVGSNKESLSFREILAHQARLASWIAFWTMTVQEDGTLDKNVFKESPSSKFDVRVSEHLCMNHDFRKTMFDTIMTSELLPRKKYIYSGLSFYLYPDIIENLTATPYESYVKNTFYKPLGAQTITFNAYKHFPLSQIIPTEVDDFFRMEKMRGYVHDEGAAMMGGVSGNAGLFGSTNDLAKVFQMYLQKGYFGGRRYISEKTINEFTRIQYPENENRRGLGFDKPMIDNDENELEDAYPAVSSSKSSFGHSGYTGTFAWADPENGLLYIFMSNRVYPTRDNSKLYDLNIRTAMHQAIYNSISTDK
- a CDS encoding DUF1080 domain-containing protein, translating into MKRISTFISIILLIILFSSCEAPWQPLFNGESLDGWDTYIGTPLKGFEHIHEQATTENVFKVVDVEGEKLIHITGEVNGSLATVDTFANYHLELVFKWGDQVYTSRNSGLLYHSFGEFGEALGTWMTNIECQLMHENMGDTYLMNNTCCETEVQQTNEGFQFSKGGKLTQFGKDFKGPGIKKAVDAENPTGEWNTVELYSYGRTTVHLVNGQVTMVNTNTGVNEDDGIRPLSSGKIQIQSEGGDLFIKSVRIKPIKEIPAEILQ
- a CDS encoding DNA-binding protein, producing MEKKITFNELRKIKDSLPDGSIRQLAQEFELKEETVRNYFGGANYTNGKAVGIHMEPGPNGGIVLLDDTTILDRAQELIGATV